The following coding sequences lie in one Nitrospirota bacterium genomic window:
- a CDS encoding retroviral-like aspartic protease: MSKPTREIRITTSESKSVDVQAVIDTGSFHTIIRLDVLPKDTPVLHSPETRSLKTAGQGGEVHVAGTTYLVLRLEGKMIEAYALVSPDLRQQMLIGAGTMQMWDISVLNRNGDTEVRVGRDMHDPDITEVD; the protein is encoded by the coding sequence GTGAGCAAGCCTACTCGCGAGATCAGAATCACGACCAGCGAATCCAAGTCCGTGGATGTGCAGGCCGTCATCGATACCGGGTCATTCCATACGATCATTCGACTGGACGTGCTCCCGAAGGATACCCCCGTCCTCCACTCTCCTGAGACCCGATCCCTGAAAACAGCCGGTCAGGGGGGAGAGGTCCATGTCGCCGGCACAACCTACCTCGTGCTGAGGCTGGAGGGCAAGATGATCGAGGCGTATGCGCTTGTCTCTCCCGACCTGCGCCAGCAAATGCTGATCGGCGCTGGGACCATGCAGATGTGGGACATCAGCGTGCTCAACAGGAATGGCGACACTGAGGTCCGCGTCGGCCGCGACATGCACGACCCCGACATCACCGAAGTCGACTGA